The Desulfuromonas sp. DNA segment CAGCAGATCGAGGTCCTCAATTGTAAATCCATTTGAGTCGAGTGCTTCATGAGCCACTTCGGCCAGCATTTTAACGGCAACCTTGAAAACCTCATTTCCCTGCATCTTCAAAAAGTAGCCGCGATCTCTGACAATCTCTTCGGTCGGAGTGAGCGCCGTTCCGAATCCCGGTTGATAGAGCAACTCGAGATATGAACCGTCGGCATGGAGGTGAGTTGAAAGAATCCCCTGTTCACCCTCATGAGCCTCCAGAACTACGGCACCGGCAGCATCGCCAAAAAGCAGGCAGGTGTTGCGGTCCTCGTAATCGACAATTCGGGAAAGGGTCTCGGCGCCGATAACCAATGCACGCTCGATTGCCCCGGATTCAATCTGGGCAACGGCATTGCTCAGGGCATAGATAAACCCGCTGCAGGCAGCCGATAAGTCATAGGAGCCACACTGTTTGGCGCCGAGCTTGTCCTGGACAATACAGGCCGTCGCCGGCCAGGGATAGTCACTGGTAATCGTGCCGACGATGATCTGATCAATATCCTCGGCCGAGATGTCAGCCATTTCGAGTGCTTTACGGGCAGCGTTGACGCAGAGGTCGGATGTGTATTCGCCTTCGGCAGCAATGTGGCGTTCACGAATACCGGTTCGCGCTACGATCCATTCATCAGTCGTGTCCAGATACTTCTCGAAATCCTGATTGGTCATCACCTTTTCCGGGACATAAGACCCGGTACCGATAATACGTGCTCGTCTCAAACCAGTCTCCTCGTCTTAATGTTTCGCCGCCAGATCGAGTTTTGCCGCCAGCTTTTCGCTGAACCGTTGCTGGGCTGCCTCATTTGCCATTCTGATGGCGTTCATAATCGCCTTCGGATTTGATCCACCGTGGCAGATCATGGCGGTGCCCTGTATCCCGAGCAAAGGGGCGCCACCATATTCGGAATAATCAATTCTTTTTTTGAAATTCCGGAAAGCTCCTCGTGAAAGAATATAACCGATCTTGGCCAGCAGTGACTGCTCGATTTCAGTTTTCAGCATTTTACCAACGGTCTCGGCCAACCCTTCCGATACCTTGAGCAGGACATTGCCGACAAAACCATCACAAACAACGACATCCACCCGACCATTGAATATATCCCGACCCTCTACGTATCCGATATAATTAAAAGGTGCATCAGAAACAAGACGGTGTACTTCCCGGGTCAGTTCGTTACCCTTACTCAGTTCCTCGCCATTGGAAAGAATGCCGACTCGTGGCTTCTCCTTGCCCATCAACTGGCGGGCATAAACATCGCCCATTACTGCGAACTTCTGAAGATGTACGGCTTTGCAGTCAACGTTGCCACCGACATCCAGAATAAGGGTCTGATCTTTCTGGTTCGGAAAAATTGTCGCCAGAGCCGGGCGCTCGATGCCCGGGATCCTTTTCAGGACAAACATCCCGGCAGCCATCGTGGCACCGGAATTGCCGGCACTGACAACCGCCTGCGCCGTACCCTGTTTAACCAGATCGAATGCAACCCGAATCGAAGAGTTTTTCTTCTTCCTGACCGCATCGGATGCAGAATCGTGCATGCCGACAACCTCTTCAGCATGAACAATCGAAATATCCAGACCCTGAACCGGGTGGCGCGCGAGTTCCGCTTCAATGAGCGGCGTATCACCCACCAGAATAATCGACATACCCCAATTTTGCGCAGCCGCAACGACACCTTCGATAACGTCTGCAGGGGCCTTGTCACCACCCATTGCATCAACTGCTATGGTTGCTAGTTCGTTCAAGAGAAGTCCCGCTAGTCGTTATCGCCGAGAACTTCTTTTCCTTTGTAGGTTCCGCAGGCCGCGCACGCACGGTGCGGTGGCTTCAACTCTTTGCATTGGGGACAGGTAGACATGCCGGCCGGGGTCAGTGCATCATGAGAGCGGCGCATGTCGCGCCTTGATTTCGATGTCTTTTTCTTTGGAACTGCCATTTTACGTACTCCTTGTATACCTGAATCAGGTTTTATTCTTCGACTTTAAAATTTTTCAACGCGGCAAAACGCGTATCAAATGATTCCTCTGTGCAATCACAACGGTTAAGGTTCAGATTGTCTCCGCAAAACGGACAGAGACCCTTGCAGTCTCTGCTGCAAAGGGGCTGAACTGGCAATGCTATCAATAATTGTTCCTGAAGCGGCTCGAGTAAAGAGAGTTCTTCACCACTTATCAGGGTCATGCCCATTTCCTCGGCGGAGAGCTCTGTCTCCTCGTCATCATCATCAAAACAATCCGGCAAAGACTTCGAATACGTTACGAGAAAATCTGATGAAAAAGGTATCTGATAGGAATCGAGACAGCGACCACAAGCAAGTCTGAGCTCCGTGCTTACATGACCTTTGA contains these protein-coding regions:
- a CDS encoding 3-oxoacyl-ACP synthase, producing MRRARIIGTGSYVPEKVMTNQDFEKYLDTTDEWIVARTGIRERHIAAEGEYTSDLCVNAARKALEMADISAEDIDQIIVGTITSDYPWPATACIVQDKLGAKQCGSYDLSAACSGFIYALSNAVAQIESGAIERALVIGAETLSRIVDYEDRNTCLLFGDAAGAVVLEAHEGEQGILSTHLHADGSYLELLYQPGFGTALTPTEEIVRDRGYFLKMQGNEVFKVAVKMLAEVAHEALDSNGFTIEDLDLLIPHQANIRILEAAAKRLKLPEDKVYINVDRYGNTSAATIPLAMDEANRAGKLKDNDLIVLNAFGGGFTWASACIRW
- a CDS encoding phosphate acyltransferase PlsX; protein product: MNELATIAVDAMGGDKAPADVIEGVVAAAQNWGMSIILVGDTPLIEAELARHPVQGLDISIVHAEEVVGMHDSASDAVRKKKNSSIRVAFDLVKQGTAQAVVSAGNSGATMAAGMFVLKRIPGIERPALATIFPNQKDQTLILDVGGNVDCKAVHLQKFAVMGDVYARQLMGKEKPRVGILSNGEELSKGNELTREVHRLVSDAPFNYIGYVEGRDIFNGRVDVVVCDGFVGNVLLKVSEGLAETVGKMLKTEIEQSLLAKIGYILSRGAFRNFKKRIDYSEYGGAPLLGIQGTAMICHGGSNPKAIMNAIRMANEAAQQRFSEKLAAKLDLAAKH
- a CDS encoding 50S ribosomal protein L32, with amino-acid sequence MAVPKKKTSKSRRDMRRSHDALTPAGMSTCPQCKELKPPHRACAACGTYKGKEVLGDND